One segment of Falco rusticolus isolate bFalRus1 chromosome 3, bFalRus1.pri, whole genome shotgun sequence DNA contains the following:
- the LOC119144530 gene encoding uncharacterized protein C10orf95-like: MTLGAALRPRRGGAGCAEPAGRGLTWPATPRRQLLAREAAQWLPPAGLTCRRHRAASGAERSEQGSASHRSHEGPAGREARYGAASLRLPVGSRTSTAAERCRGGPALLRPRPGRRGRPRRRWLSAGGGGGAAAACRRAERVARLPEADRRSRSVPDAQVSAGGCGLRRPPAPCVRRPRARGCGGRGARRSPRAGPDSPAAQSGGAPQVRVAPPRAERVPRGQ; encoded by the exons ATGACGCTGGGGGCCGCCCTTCGGCCCCGGAGAGGGGGCGCGGGATGCGCGGAGCCGGCCGGGCGAGGTCTCACCTGGCCCGCCACGCCACGCCGCCAGCTGCTGGCGAGGGAAGCGGCCCAGTGGCTGCCGCCCGCCGGCCTCACCTGCCGCCGGCACCGGGCAGCGAGCGGGGCGGAGCGGAGCGAGCAGGGCAGCGCCAGCCACCGCAGCCAT GAAGGGCCGGCGGGGAGGGAGGCCCGGTACGGAGCCGCTTCTCTCCGCCTGCCCGTCGGTTCTCGCACCTCCACGGCAGCGGAACGGtgccggggcggccccgcgctCCTGCGGCCGCGCCCGGGGCGGCGAGGGAGGCCGCGCCGCCGTTGGCTATCGGCCGGAGGCGGCGGAGGAGCCGCCGCTGCGTGCCGCCGGGCGGAGCGGGTGGCCCGTCTCCCGGAGGCTGACAGGCGCAGCCGTTCGGTGCCAGACGCGCAGGTGTCAGCTGGAGGCTGCGGGCTccgccgccccccggcgccCTGCGTGAGGCGGCcccgggcgcggggctgcggggggcgcggggcgagGCGGAGCCCCCGGGCCGGCCCGGACTCGCCGGCGGCCCAGAGCGGCGGCGCCCCCCAGGTCCGCGTGGCGCCCCCGAGGGCCGAGCGCGTGCCGCGGGGCCAGTGA